The sequence below is a genomic window from Alkalidesulfovibrio alkalitolerans DSM 16529.
GAGCGTCACCCGAGCCACGGGGTCGTTCAGCGCGACCAAGATGCCCGCCGCGATCACGGCGATGGCCACCTTTGGCCACCACCAGCGCGAGCCCATGCGCATGAGCAGGCGCACGCCGGGGTTGAGTTCGCGGCCGCCGCAGGCAAGAATGCGGTTGGTCGTCCAGATGTCGGGGATTTGCAGCGCGACGAGCGCCAGGGCGAGGGAGACGTCGAGCATGGGGGGCGGGTCGTGGCGCGCGCGAGGCGCGCCACGAAGCTTTGCTGACTACTTGAACAGGGAGCCCATGTAGTCGTCGAGCTCGTCGCCCAGTCCGTTCACGAATTCCTCGACCTTGTTGACCTGCGCGGCCTGGACCTTATTGGCCACCAAGGCGGCCTTGGCGTAGACTTCTTCAAAGGCCGAGGGCGAGAGGCCCGACATGGCGAGCGCCTCTTCCTTGGAGATATGGCCGGTATGGGCGAAGACCGCCGCGAAGAGCCCCATCGATTTCTGAACGTTGTCCTTGGACATGTCTGCCTCCTCGTCTGCAGGGCGAAAGGGGGAAAATCAAGTTTCCATGATTGCTTTTCTAAGCCCTTTCGCCCGTCGGCGCAACCCGCAGGCGCGATTTCAGGCGCTGGCCACGCCGCAGGCGCAGGAATCGACGCGCTCGATGGTCTCGATGACGTACAGCCCTTCCTCGCCGGTGATGGGCATGGGCGCGCCGTCGCGCACGGCCGCGAGAAAGCGGGTCAGCTCCTCGCGCACGGGTTCGCGGAAGACCACGGGCCATTCGCGCACCGAGTAGCTGGCCTGGTAGCTCTCGAATTTGCTGTATTCCTTGACCTGCTGGGTGATGAGGTTGGACTCGATGTAGCGCGACTGCGTGGCCACGCGGATCTGGCGCGACTTGTAGGGCGTGACCCAGTTGCAGTTGATCTGCACGAGCACGCCGGACTCCATCTCGCCCGAGAGGATGACCGTATCCTCGTGGCTGCCGATGTTCTTCGAGGTGAAGGCCGAGATGCGCTTGTAACGCGAGCCGGTCAGGAAGCAGGCCAGGTCGATGTCGTGCGAGGCAAGGTCGCGCACCACGCCCACGTCCTGGATGCGCGGCGGGTAGGGCCCCACGCGTTCGAAGATGATGGAGATGACGTGGTTCTCTTCTTCGAGCAGGCTTTTTACCCGTTCCACGGCAGGGTTGAAGCGCTCGATGTGGCCGACCATGAGTGGCACGCTGCGCGCCTTGGCGGCCTCCACGATCTCTCGACCCTCGGCCGCGGAGGCCGCCAGGGGCTTTTCCACGAGCAAGGGGATGCCGCGCTCGATCACGGCCATGGCGGTGACGTGGTGATGCACGGTGGGCACGCACACGGACACGGCATCCGGCTTTTGGTCGAGCAGGGCGTCAAGTTTCGTGAACAGGGGCACATCATATGTCATGCCGACCTCTTCCAGCACGGAAGAGTCGAGGTCCATGACGCCCACGACGTTGACCTTGGACATCTGGGAATAGTTGCGCAGATGGACCTTGCCCATCCAGCCAAGGCCGATGACCGCGACGTTCATTTCTTTCATGGGGTCCTTCGTCGTTTTGGGGGAGCCGGATTCGGTTTTGGGGAGTGCCGTGCCGTGCGGCGGT
It includes:
- a CDS encoding DUF5658 family protein, translated to MLDVSLALALVALQIPDIWTTNRILACGGRELNPGVRLLMRMGSRWWWPKVAIAVIAAGILVALNDPVARVTLILLNVVYLAVVASNFRQLARCRPRPRRHLD
- a CDS encoding Gfo/Idh/MocA family protein, encoding MKEMNVAVIGLGWMGKVHLRNYSQMSKVNVVGVMDLDSSVLEEVGMTYDVPLFTKLDALLDQKPDAVSVCVPTVHHHVTAMAVIERGIPLLVEKPLAASAAEGREIVEAAKARSVPLMVGHIERFNPAVERVKSLLEEENHVISIIFERVGPYPPRIQDVGVVRDLASHDIDLACFLTGSRYKRISAFTSKNIGSHEDTVILSGEMESGVLVQINCNWVTPYKSRQIRVATQSRYIESNLITQQVKEYSKFESYQASYSVREWPVVFREPVREELTRFLAAVRDGAPMPITGEEGLYVIETIERVDSCACGVASA